In Elgaria multicarinata webbii isolate HBS135686 ecotype San Diego chromosome 15, rElgMul1.1.pri, whole genome shotgun sequence, one genomic interval encodes:
- the VMA21 gene encoding vacuolar ATPase assembly integral membrane protein VMA21: MERYDKADLNAFSSAAEARNEGSLASTLRTLLFFTALMIMLPIGLYFSSKAYVFEGFFGMSNRDSYFYAAIVAVVAVHVVLALFVYVAWNEGSRQWREGKQD, from the exons ATGGAGCGCTACGACAAGGCGGACTTGAACGCCTTCTCCTCCGCCGCCGAAGCCAG AAATGAAGGTTCATTGGCCTCAACTCTAAGGACACTCCTCTTCTTCACAGCGTTGATGATTATGTTGCCGATTGGACTGTATTTCTCATCAAAAGCATATGTATTTGAAG GCTTCTTTGGAATGTCCAACAGAGACAGCTATTTTTATGCTGCTATCGTTGCTGTGGTCGCTGTTCATGTTGTACTTGCTCTTTTTGTCTACGTAGCGTGGAATGAAGGCTCCCGACAGTGGCGGGAAGGCAAGCAGGACTAA